Sequence from the Helianthus annuus cultivar XRQ/B chromosome 13, HanXRQr2.0-SUNRISE, whole genome shotgun sequence genome:
GATATATTAGACGATCTGATTACGTTCAGCAAGTCTAAAGACTACTACAAGAAGGTATGAATGCTTAGATGATTTTATTATCtgttataatttttataaatatttatatataagtTTATTTGTTAGCGGCATCCGGATTCGGACACCGCCACCTCAGCGTCATGGCCATTTTCGGTCTGCTCTCCTTAGGGATGAAAATGAGTTTAAAGGAGCCAAGCCGAGCTGTGCCACATTGGGTTCGGACTCTTCTCATTTTCTCAACGAGAAGAGTGTTTAGCTTGAGCCTCGAGCTTGGCCATATAAAAGCTCGAGCCGTCTTGCTTattgaaaaaaataaattttattatttaacataAATTATTCTATATATTAATAATCAACTTATATGTGCATCATAAGTTGTAATCTGTGCTTTGGGAatgtttcaaaaaaaattttgatttttcacttctaacctaaacatttcatattttacattttaaccactttccatttttttacttttaacccaaagttttccatcttttatactttaacacaacactttatatTCTACAACTTTTGTACCCCATACTTTTTATCGTTCGCAAGTTTTtctttttacgtttcgttctaaattttgcgagttaacatgtcgtagcgtgcatgaggtttaacgtttttgctctattttttcatatttgacagacccgtcgcaacgAGTCCATTTTTCCCCTTTTgaaaagttcgccgcaacgggcgggtcgtagatcgactaagttatcattttctacgttttacgtttctggttaatttctttgtagagttaattacatagttagtccctgtggtttgcacaaagtaacatacttaggtactaatagtttagaatcacattctagggtattaacttttcattttgtaacatttgaaggtattaacgttatttctaggcttaaaatcacattctattagtacctaaatatgttattttttgcaaaccacagggactaactgtaggtccaggtttcgggaccgaaaccgtgattttctgtttatgttcaaagatggaagagataagagaggataaacataacaaactttgtattaatccggtagtaaacattacaagtcggcccggttacatgacaaccgaactaataccaaagaagtatacatccggggagaaaccaagtggtgatttctcccggtgaggtctcagacctccattctctctctagcacacacttgtgctctcactcttgtgttgcaaatgacaaagtgttggtatttataccaaaacaaacactgcaggtcgaaggatcagactgactggtcgaaacatcatccttcgatcagacagtcttcgaaagatactcacatacctcgaatgatatccttcgatatccttcgaggtccatccttcgatgggtatctttcgagctcatcgaaggatattcataatccttcgatgccttatccttcgacaccaatgacaacacagcaactttgtctagcaacacacacacacagtcaaaccaacaaccctctcgtttgaccacttcaaacgagcgggtctatacacgttcgtttgaccgtttcactaactattacaaattcagcataaaataaaactaatctattcgacaagcatcggacacaaaatctgcatcaacaaattcccccttgtccgttgctgtcgaatgctgaaaatgcaattgcaatcaatcttcagccaagtattcatcttctctgtgtagacaaattcccccttgaccgatgatccaggtaagtagcatcctgatgctcattgtataagatttccccctcaaagtacgcgtatccgtgttgagtgttgtgcaatttcctcaaaaggatcaattgaccgatcttccgctgatcttccaaaactccaaccggcatatgataaaggttccattcttaaacaactgcatcaagtcttgatcttcaagtgtctgtgcaaaacattccacgctgaACCGTTTGAATCACCAGAAGATCATAAACTCTACCACCTGAGATTGCGTTTAGagatttaccgaagaaattcaacaaatgaaaaaaatttttatccccccatttctttggcaaaatctctaaaccttaacagattctttccacttcaaagaaactgtcgtcaaatattcaccaattccctccaccaagcggaactgttgtgtttggcccataatagtcgcgttaccatatttgtcattgcatcggtaaccgtgactaccccacattttcaaacatcaagtcttcatcatctcttgtgttcatcatgctgcatcaccccgcgtgttcccaaatcccgtacgaattttgatgttgaaactttgaagcccggtatgaataatccttgcgaacacccgacccgactccaagtgaattaaatgattaaccccaacacactgtctgagttcataaaattccacaacatctggatccttcgaaacatctgcatcaaacgaaagataaacaccaagacagcttcgaaagatgatctttcgaagtctttcgagcacatgtcacatatctttcgagcatctttcgagcacatgtcacataTCTTTCGAACACCTTTCGAAGTTGGACATGGCTGATCCTTCGTACACCTCAGActtgatccttcgaagtctttttgatccttcgaagaactgatgatctttcgagcactcctgttcatctttcgaatctccttgatcgaaggatgatctttcgaggtcgaAAGTTATCCTTCGATGGTCCTGACACAAGGACAGAAAGTACGACAGGTGTcagaaaagttgatgtggtaggtgaccaactttcgcacatttcgaagcatgaaaatttgaattttgaattttgtttcATCCTTCGAAAAACTGTTCAATCTTTCGAGGACAAACAGCATCTTTCGAAATTTGAAGCtgtcaagaacatcaagaacacggaGGACTGTTCATCTGCAGATCCGACGAAAACACTTTGTATACAGTTTTTGATGATGGAAACTTGAagatttaggagaaaaacataaaacccaacacccggtttagcacagatctggatatccgggtccagatctgggtttttctcattttcaccttttttacatcttgaacaaaaacccacaaaaatcacagatctagagcacatgtgacttagtaaacggttagttttactaaatcgggcaccatggctctgataccaattgtaggtccaggtttcgggaccgaaaccgtgattttctgtttatgttcaaagatggaagagataagagaggataaacataacaaactttgtattaatccggtagtaaacattacaagtcggcccggttacatgacaaccgaactaataccaaagaagtatacatccggggagaaaccaagtggtgatttctcccggtgaggtctcagacctccattctctctctagcacacacttgtgctctcactcttgtgttgcaaatgacaaagtgttggtatttataccaaaacaaacactgcaggtcgaaggatcagactgactggtcgaaacatcatccttcgatcagacagtcttcgaaagatactcacatacctcgaatgatatccttcgatatccttcgaggtccatccttcgatgggtatctttcgagctcatcgaaggatattcataatccttcgatgccttatccttcgacaccaatgacaacacagcaactttgtctagcaacacacacacacagtcaaaccaacaaccctctcgtttgaccacttcaaacgagcgggtctatacacgttcgtttgaccgtttcactaactattacaaattcagcataaaataaaactaatctattcgacaagcatcggacacaaaatctgcatcaacactaactatgttaatacccgagaagttaatacctccaaacgttacaaaatgtaaagttaataccctagaaggtgattttaaactattagtacctaagtatgttattttgtgcaaaccacagggactaactatgtaattaactcttctttgtattaagacactgtaacgggtgtgtgtggttcaacgattttagtctgcttttcgttcagtgtaatttttaccattttatctattttatttttacgatgttgagagtcgatgtggttgtggcattggtgctacttggcacagttttacgaacgtttttaacctattaaaatTTTTACTAATTTTTTGTTTCGGATTACCcatatacttcctttacttaaaaactaatttttacgtgcatattttatgtacgggtatgtGTAAATATGATTTCTTCTACATTCCgatgtaaactttttttatagaggagtcaggtcaaatataatacgttttcgtttaaagaaaccatttttacgtgcatatttctatgtacgttttcgtataaattcaagttgttctacgtttcgacgtaaactgtTTTGAGAAAcaattcaggtcaaatataatatgttttcgtgtttattttatgtacgtttcgtaaagtttgtttcgaactgagtggagtcaaattatggtttctttttctccactttttttcgaaagctctaattaatccctttcaATTACATatgcatattttccttcatacccgttacgttttctttGTATAAGTTGGGTCACATATAGTATGTTATGATTGTTCAATATGAATTTCATTTACTTTACGTTTAATCCAATCACAATGATTATACAGATTACActgagttcaactggatacgtcgaaatgtgtgttttcatatggttaatgcatcatataacgtttgaactaatccattcaatgtttacgatgtacccgcgccgcaacgcgggcgggtcttaaccctagttgatatttaaaaagaaaacaaCAAATAATTTTTCTAACATACATAAAATACTGATATTATTATCAAAAAGAATTTATATATGTTTTCTACATCTTATAACATGTGTTATAGTTTTGAGTTATATTTTCAATATGTGAAAATTTGAGCTTTAATTTAAACGAGCCTAATAAGCGAGTCAACAAGACAAACTTACCTTGACTCGAGCTCAGTTTGTTTACAAATCCAAGCCAGTTATTCAACACATACAAAATATTATTCACCAATATCGTTTTTTTAACTATTTCAAGGTGGGTAAGTCGTGGAAACGAGGATATCTTCTTTACGGTCCACCAGGAACCGGGAAGTCTAGCATGATCGCGGCCATGGCTAACCTTCTGGAGTACGACATCTACGACCTTGAACTGGCGTCCGTGAACGATAACACGGATTTGAGGAAGCTGCTCATCGAGACATCAAGCAAGTCTATAATTGTGATAGAGGATATCGATTGTTCACTTGATCTCACCGGTCAAAGAAAGGATAAAAAAGATGATAAAGAGGATGAGAAGGATCCAATTAAGCAAatggagaagatgaagaaaaagaagaaggggAGCGAGGTGACCTTGTCGGGGCTGCTGAACTTCATTGATGGGCTATGGTCGGCTTGTGGCAGGGAGAGACTGATCGTGTTCACGACGAACCATATAGAAAAGCTTGATCCTGCTCTCATTCGAAGAGGAAGGATGGATAAACATATCGAGATGTCTTACTGTTGTTTCGAGACGTTTAAGGTTCTTGCGAAGAACTATTTGGATGTTGAAACGCATGAGTTGTTTGCAACGATTGGTCGGATGTTGGGTGAGACGGATATGACTCCAGCCGATGTGGCCGAGTGTTTGATGCCGAAGTCGGATGAAGAGGATGTTGAGGTTTGTTTGAAGAAGTTGATCAAGTGTTTGGAGGATGCAAAAGAAGCAGCAAGAGTCAAAGCTCAGGAAGATGCAAGGATCAAAGCTGAGGAAGGACATATTTGATTTCATCTAATGGCTGTTTGTTTTCTTAGGTGtgtgtttttttataaatttaataaAGTTGATTGATTCTTGAAAATGTAGAAATATAATTACATTAGGTATTTGCCGATAGTTTTTTAAGTTTACTAGGGGGAacacccgtgcgatgcacgacatgcataatagttattgttttttcctggaacgacgactgatatagatagtgcatgacacggtacgaaagtgcgaatatagtatagatttttaaaacaaaaaccggttttttttaaagttagccgTTTGACCATGGTTATTTTGACCAAAGTCCACTCCTCGTTCGGCACTTTGTGGTAGCACTACCAGTCAAAAAAAGGCCCAAAACGCCCGAGGGTACAGTGTTCCCAATCGTTTTTAAGACGCTTTGAGAGAGGTTTGCGCCCCACCACATGTGGTCTCACAAAACTTCAATTCTATGGACGTGTGGTTTCTCAACCCTCTTCAAAAGACGTcacaattttcaaatttttttatttttattttttctttttcattgttttagatggtgtaaaatagatgttaaatatatatattatactacatacacatatacatataaattcagttttgacatctaaaagtcaaattgcaggttttgttcccttttatagataagaaagcagtttattatttattactaaaatgttgtattaactttattctgcaacatattctttataaactatgcttaccttgacataacctaatagctatatttccttattagaagtctcttataattgaaaattagtacatattattaccttgctggtgaacacatttactctatgtttagggaacaatttgattaggttgctaatattgaattgaatatcacaccaaattacaatagcagtttatattgctactattcacccaaatcaagcaccttaaataagtcagtgtttctctatattcaaaaaacgaactataactgacgattattaaattgcaacagtcaattcaatccaaatactgcaatagaaacataaaatctaccacaattcgttggttaatcacgtatagttcttaatcgattagaatcagaaaaaaggaaattgactcaccgtaacttaaaatcaggaagaaggcgaacaaaggggcggagtttttcgaaatcaatgacccctatctttcattgttattccttgaatgaggtaagcaagaccccatactacacactacatacacatacataaaaattgggttctatattatttgtataaacaccgattggaaaccctcacattgcatttgatgaaaccctaattaatataaacacacacactaacactcacgaatcgaatcgaatttataaaaggaaaaattcGGGCTGTTTTTACCTCTTGCTGCTCCAAATCTTCATTACCATACATTATCTTCATCTTAGAGATATAGATATTGCACTTAAAGGTCTCAACCATCAAAATACGATCCAAGGGCTAAAAAGTGGTTCCTAATTATGCAATGGTTATCATTTGAACCTTATTCCATGAGACTTGAGGTAAGATGCAAAGAGCATTCTTTGAGTTTTAAACCATCTGTAATTAAGTTCATTATTTAATCATTATTGTTGCAATTATTAGGTATTATAGATAATAATACCCCATGAAATTACCTTTTAGTAATTTTCGTTTCTAATTGGTTAGCATCTTTTAAGTTATAAAACCATTTATAGTTATAATTAAATTCATAATAATGTtgattaagtttttttatatttaattattattattattattatttatttttatttttatttcatatgatgttcatcaactatctgataaaattgcaaaaatggttgtaaccttatttgtatgatgtttagcaattactaaaccaaataataatgacttaattataaaattcaatcaagtaatcggttacggagaacttgaaatggaaaagcaatgtaaatatgaggaaggtgatgatgttcaactaagtcaaatgatttaattctttatcaagtatttaacaatacttaatttataaagttatcaatttaattgtatttatcaATTTATACTCATGTAGAAAGACTAATTCCCTTTACTAACTTCATTGAGTTGCTGTACTATAAGCATAATATGTTGCAATTATTTAAATTTGGTTGGAACCCTTGTGAAATGCTTTATACGATAGTATAGATAAACGCAATCAATTTAAATCTTTTGCGCGGGTTGAAAACATCCGAGCCCTTAAAGTTTGCTGCCCAATCCTGTCAAACAATACCTCCTCaaatatttcctctgcatctatattgcctatatatagtatcaattaaatcacacaaaagcatcatatgtttaaaaaaaatagtaaagtagaaattaaaaaaggaaataccAATAGGCCAAATAAATGTCTATCTCCAAATGAATAACTTTTATCGTACCCACCCTTTTACACCTCCATATACATGAAGCTGCAAAAAGGAAAAAGACTATAAATTTATGAACAATTAAACAATACATTGGTAAATGGTTCCAGATACTATAGTCATGCAAGGGTACCTTGATGAAGTATGAAGTGTCTGTCTTTTTGTATCCAATAACCTGTGTGTATACTTTATATGtaatataaaatcataatttgaaaaaaaaaaccactaaatcaccaaaaacataataaaacatcaatataaactcatagattatgtaaaagaaaactgttatcccatttgaatattttaagaaacaaaccaAAGTTTTTTCGAATAAATGTTGAAATGGGTATAAAAGAACACACCTTACCACCAAGACAAATAAATTTCATATCAACTTATCTCTTTCTTATCTCTTTCTTTTCGACTCTAACTCGCACAATAGTAGACAAAGGAGTTGATGTTGAGTAAAATGGTGAATTTATAGCAATGATAGGAGATTCCTTAATCGGTCAAATTTATTACATATTGATTGAAATTGGACCTTTGGAGTGCTTTTGCGGTTTATCCC
This genomic interval carries:
- the LOC110901337 gene encoding AAA-ATPase ASD, mitochondrial, yielding MMGDMSQLGPIFAVGMFIYAMFRQWFHDQFHGHVEMYVNKVIGYVYPYVQITFHEYHSEYFERSKAYAAIERYLSANSSNRAKRLKANVVKDCESVVLSMDDYEEVTDEFNGVKIWWSSSKTIPDQRTLFSYRDDDERRFYRLTCHRKHRDFVTNVYLKHVLDEGKEIAVKTRQRKLYTNNKSENWHGYKKTIWSHIVFEHPSTFDTLAMDPKKKKDILDDLITFSKSKDYYKKVGKSWKRGYLLYGPPGTGKSSMIAAMANLLEYDIYDLELASVNDNTDLRKLLIETSSKSIIVIEDIDCSLDLTGQRKDKKDDKEDEKDPIKQMEKMKKKKKGSEVTLSGLLNFIDGLWSACGRERLIVFTTNHIEKLDPALIRRGRMDKHIEMSYCCFETFKVLAKNYLDVETHELFATIGRMLGETDMTPADVAECLMPKSDEEDVEVCLKKLIKCLEDAKEAARVKAQEDARIKAEEGHI